The following are encoded in a window of Bacillus sp. SORGH_AS_0510 genomic DNA:
- a CDS encoding transposase, with protein MSRKPRVWIPGATYHITNRGNRKELIFMDDDDRLTYMELLEKVRCKFPFNLHAYCLMPNHIHLLLETIDHHPKDIMKMLNTCYAMYFNRRHELVGHLFQGRYDARLIDSLNYFLEASRYIHWNPVEAEMVQYPEEFPWSSYSAFLAGDDSPHALVTTERILSYFPEPRRDHYCEFVWNKLEGQSPGALTRRGTVPILGVESPLFGNK; from the coding sequence TTGTCTAGAAAGCCCCGTGTTTGGATCCCAGGTGCCACGTATCATATTACGAATCGTGGTAATCGGAAAGAGCTGATTTTTATGGATGATGACGATCGTCTCACCTATATGGAATTGCTTGAAAAAGTCCGGTGTAAATTTCCTTTCAACCTTCATGCCTATTGCCTCATGCCTAACCACATTCATCTTCTATTAGAAACCATCGACCATCACCCAAAAGATATCATGAAAATGCTTAATACCTGTTATGCTATGTATTTTAATAGACGTCACGAACTGGTGGGCCATCTCTTTCAGGGGCGCTATGATGCTAGGCTCATTGATTCGCTTAATTATTTTCTCGAAGCAAGCCGCTACATCCATTGGAACCCAGTAGAAGCCGAAATGGTTCAATATCCCGAAGAATTCCCATGGAGCAGTTATTCAGCTTTCTTGGCAGGAGATGATTCTCCACATGCGCTTGTCACAACGGAGAGAATTTTATCCTACTTCCCTGAACCTCGTAGAGACCACTATTGTGAGTTTGTGTGGAACAAACTGGAGGGACAGTCCCCCGGTGCTTTAACGCGGCGGGGGACTGTCCCCATCTTGGGGGTTGAAAGTCCGCTGTTTGGCAATAAATAG
- a CDS encoding diguanylate cyclase, which translates to MITIKEYLVNAAMIISIIYLSSFIHKHLLVDMKKGLKALFFAVVAIFTGWCSMFFGIHLNDSVIFDLRFVPIIIAALHYRNPLTILTIGVGIGLLRFSFGVNMAAIVGFMNMAVLSLAAILLTRISKNWSQYKKVLFTVLMLNLFNTVITMIFGVISVKNYLLLILPTALPMNILFSLLLLWIVKDLKYEYLHKIELWNRANKDPLTKAYNRRAFKHFYQEYVFEKKETYPLSLAFIDIDHFKKVNDTYGHLVGDIILEKVSRLVAEHLRDTDILARYGGEEFVVILPTCTKEQGISVMEGIRQTIENHPFPVNDLTIHITLSVGMASTETTAPKHLLKTADDAVYKAKENGRNLVHFGDSPPLR; encoded by the coding sequence ATGATAACAATTAAAGAATATCTCGTTAATGCCGCTATGATCATTTCCATCATCTACCTATCGAGTTTTATCCATAAACATCTGCTGGTGGACATGAAAAAAGGACTCAAAGCCCTCTTTTTCGCAGTTGTCGCCATCTTTACTGGCTGGTGCTCCATGTTCTTCGGGATTCACCTAAACGATTCCGTCATCTTCGACCTGCGATTCGTGCCTATTATTATCGCTGCCCTCCACTACCGCAATCCCCTTACCATTCTGACCATTGGGGTGGGAATAGGCCTGTTACGATTCTCCTTTGGAGTGAACATGGCGGCTATCGTTGGTTTCATGAATATGGCCGTTCTCTCTCTTGCTGCCATACTCCTTACTAGGATTTCAAAAAACTGGAGCCAATATAAAAAGGTACTATTCACGGTTCTTATGCTAAACCTGTTCAACACAGTCATTACGATGATTTTCGGGGTCATTTCCGTTAAAAACTACCTCCTTCTCATTCTGCCGACAGCATTGCCCATGAACATCCTGTTCAGCTTGCTGCTGCTTTGGATTGTAAAGGACTTAAAATATGAGTATCTACACAAAATTGAATTATGGAATCGGGCCAATAAAGACCCACTAACAAAGGCCTATAACCGAAGGGCATTCAAGCATTTTTATCAGGAATACGTTTTTGAGAAAAAAGAGACATACCCTTTGTCTCTGGCATTTATTGATATTGACCACTTCAAAAAAGTAAATGATACGTATGGCCACCTTGTAGGGGATATTATTTTAGAAAAGGTCAGCCGGCTTGTCGCTGAACACTTAAGAGATACGGACATTTTAGCCAGATACGGCGGTGAAGAGTTTGTCGTGATTCTGCCCACCTGCACAAAGGAACAGGGAATAAGTGTGATGGAAGGAATCCGTCAAACGATTGAAAACCATCCGTTCCCGGTCAACGACCTGACCATTCACATCACCCTATCCGTAGGCATGGCAAGCACAGAAACCACCGCGCCGAAACACCTGCTAAAAACAGCAGACGACGCCGTCTACAAAGCAAAAGAAAACGGCCGTAACTTGGTTCACTTTGGGGACAGTCCCCCGTTGCGCTAA